A single genomic interval of Rhinopithecus roxellana isolate Shanxi Qingling chromosome 11, ASM756505v1, whole genome shotgun sequence harbors:
- the DNAJC9 gene encoding dnaJ homolog subfamily C member 9, translating into MGLLELCEEVFGTADLYRVLGVRREASDGEVRRGYHKVSLQVHPDRVGEGDKEDATRRFQILGKVYSVLSDREQRAVYDEQGTVDEDSPVLTQDRDWEAYWRLLFKKISLEDIQAFEKTYKGSEEELADIKQAYLDFKGDMDQIMESVLCVQYTEEPRIRSIIQQAIDAGEIPSYNAFVKESKQKMNARKRRAQEEAKEAEMSRKELGLDEGVDSLKAAIQSRQKDRQKEMDNFLAQMEAKYCKSSKGGGKKSLKKDKK; encoded by the exons ATGGGGCTGCTGGAGCTTTGCGAGGAAGTGTTCGGCACCGCCGACCTTTACCGGGTGCTGGGTGTGCGACGCGAGGCTTCCGACGGCGAGGTCCGACGAGGCTACCACAAGGTGTCCCTGCAGGTACACCCGGACCGGGTGGGCGAGGGCGACAAAGAGGACGCCACCCGCCGCTTCCAG ATCCTGGGAAAAGTCTATTCCGTTCTCAGTGACAGAGAACAGAGAGCAGTGTACGATGAGCAGGGAACAGTAGACGAGGACTCTCCTGTGCTCACCCAAGACCGAGACTGGGAGGCGTATTGGCGGCTACTCTTTAAAAAG ATATCTTTAGAGGACATTCAAGCTTTTGAAAAGACGTACAAAGGTTCGGAAGAAGAGCTGGCTGATATTAAACAGGCCTATCTGGACTTCAAGGGTGACATGGATCAGATCATGGAGTCTGTGCTTTGCGTGCAGTACACAGAGGAACCCAGGATAAGGAGTATCATTCAGCAAGCTATTGACGCTGGAGAGATCCCATCCTATAATGCCTTTGTCAAAGAATCGAAACAAAAGATGAATGCAAGGAAAAGAAGG GCTCAGGAAGAGGCGAAAGAAGCAGAAATGAGCAGAAAGGAGTTGGGGCTTGATGAAGGCGTGGATAGCCTGAAGGCAGCCATTCAG AGCAGACAAAAGGATCGGCAAAAGGAAATGGACAATTTTCTGGCTCAGATGGAAGCAAAGTACTGCAAATCTTCcaaaggaggagggaaaaaatctctcaagaaagacaagaaataa
- the MRPS16 gene encoding 28S ribosomal protein S16, mitochondrial produces the protein MVHLTPFLCKAYRGGHVTIRLALGGCTNRPFYRIVAAHNKCPRDGRFIEQLGSYDPLPNSHGEKLVALNLDRICHWIGCGAHLTKPMEKLLGLAGFFPLHPMMITNAERLRRKRAREVLLASQKTDAEATDTEATET, from the exons ATGGTCCATCTCA CTCCTTTCCTCTGCAAGGCCTACCGTGGGGGCCACGTAACCATCCGCCTTGCCTTGGGTGGCTGCACCAATCGGCCCTTCTATCGCATTGTGGCTGCTCACAACAAGTGTCCCAGGGATGGCCGTTTCATAGAGCAGCTGGGCTCCTATGATCCATTGCCCAACAGTCATGGAGAAAAACTCGTTGCCCTCAACCTAGACAGGATCTGTCATTGGATTGGCTGCGGGGCCCACCTCACTAAGCCTATGGAAAAGCTTCTGG GTCTTGCTGGCTTTTTCCCTCTGCATCCTATGATGATCACAAATGCTGAGAGACTGCGAAGGAAACGGGCACGTGAAGTCCTCTTAGCTTCTCAGAAAACAGATGCAGAAGCTACAGATACAGAGGCTACAGAAACATAA